A region of the Candidatus Methylacidithermus pantelleriae genome:
GATAGATGGAGTGGGATGCAGGCTTAAGCTCTAAGTAGCGAACTCTTCTTTCTCTGTGCGCACTGGTGTTTCAGTAGGGCGAATGTTTTTCGCTCCGTGGTGGAGGGCGAATTGAACCAAAGTCAATTTGAGCGTCTCAAAACGGAGGCACGGGAGATTATAAACGAATCGGAGGACAGCGTACTGTTTTATGTGCTGCGCTCAGCGAACTGGATGACACGGGATAGCTTGGGGTTACGAAAGGGGAACCAGAGTGGCTCATCTAGGTGCGCGTCTTGAGGACCCTTTGTGGCGTCGGTCACCGATTGGTCATTGGAGCGGAGGGATCGACGCCGGCCTGTGTGGTCCGGAGAAGCTCTTGAAACCTCGGACCCTGGATGACGTGGAGCCAGGGGTACGGAGCAGGCGAGCGGGGCGCTTGACGGAAGCGAGTCGAGGTGCTAAAAGTCTTGATTTGGAGCCTACCTATGAGGGATTGAAACGAGCTGGGGTAACGACATGGCGATCCAATACGAATCATTTCGAGCCTACCTATGAGGGATCGAAACATGACGGTCTTGTGAGGGAAGTGGCGCCCATTGACGGTTTGGAGCCTACCTATGAGGGATTGAAACTCGTCAGCGACCTAGAGGGCCAATTAAC
Encoded here:
- a CDS encoding CRISPR-associated endonuclease Cas2, which encodes MEGELNQSQFERLKTEAREIINESEDSVLFYVLRSANWMTRDSLGLRKGNQSGSSRCAS